The following are from one region of the Quercus robur chromosome 1, dhQueRobu3.1, whole genome shotgun sequence genome:
- the LOC126689963 gene encoding protein FLX-like 3 — translation MSGRNRMPRHPENFRGLRDVPRSVMNHGPGPLPIHPAALEDELEMQHREMQRIIAENRLVIDDNTHLQRELTAAKDEIHRLGQVIPKLRVEKEVQARELIERGLKLEADLRASEPLRSEVMQLRAEVQNLNALRQDLSTQVQRLTQDVNRAQAENQQLIAMSADMDGMRKDLIEARRAYEYEKKAKEEQLEMKQSMEKNLISMAREIEKLKIEQLNTERRARELGGGGYGMLNGSPEMRYQSDAFGYGYGSGWGHYDKRDPPRR, via the exons ATGTCAGGGAGAAACCGTATGCCTCGTCATCCTGAAAATTTCCGTGGTTTACGTGATGTCCCTCGGTCTGTTATGAACCACGGACCAGGACCGCTGCCAATTCACCCTGCTGCTTTGGAAGATGAACTTGAAATGCAACATAGGGAAATGCAGAGGATAATTGCAGAGAACCGGCTTGTTATTGATGACAATACACATCTTCAAAGGGAATTAACAGCTGCAAAAGATGAGATTCACAGATTGGGGCAGGTCATTCCCAAACTCCGGGTTGAGAAAGAGGTACAAGCCAGGGAGTTAATCGAGAGAGGATTAAAGCTAGAAGCTGATCTCCGTGCTTCTGAGCCTCTGAGATCAGAGGTTATGCAGTTAAGAGCTGAAGTTCAGAACTTGAATGCATTAAGACAGGATTTGTCTACCCAAGTCCAAAGACTCACACAAGATGTTAATCGTGCACAAGCTGAGAATCAGCAACTAATTGCCATGTCAGCTGATATGGATGGGATGCGCAAGGACCTTATTGAGGCCAG GAGGGCTTATGAGTATGAGAAAAAAGCCAAAGAAGaacaacttgaaatgaagcaatcaATGGAAAAAAACCTCATTTCCATGGCTCGTGAAATAGAGAAGCTAAAAATAGAGCAGCTAAATACAGAGAGAAGAGCACGAGAACTAG GTGGCGGGGGCTATGGAATGTTGAATGGAAGCCCTGAAATGAGATACCAAAGTGATGCGTTTGGCTATGGCTATGGCAGTGGTTGGGGACATTACGATAAGCGTGACCCTCCTCGTCGTTGA
- the LOC126689977 gene encoding homocysteine S-methyltransferase 1: MGKDKSSLEDLIEKAGGCAVVDGGFATQLERHGAVINDPLWSALCLIKDPHLIKQVHLEYLEAGADILVTSSYQATLPGFLSRGLSIEEGESLLEKSVKLAVEARDSFWNSLGRTPGHCYNRALVAASIGSYGAYLADGSEYSGCYGLDVNLDKLKDFHRRRLQVLVEAGPDLLAFETIPNKIEAQACVELLEEENIEVPSWICFSSVDGENAPSGESFKECLDIINKSNKVHAVGINCAPPHFIETLIHKFKELTKKAIIVYPNSGEEWDGRAKRWLPSKCFGYDKFEVFATRWRNSGARLVGGCCRTTPSTILAISKVLKESS; the protein is encoded by the exons atggggAAGGATAAGTCTTCATTGGAAGATTTGATAGAGAAGGCAGGAGGTTGTGCTGTGGTTGATGGAGGATTCGCTACACAGCTTGAGAGGCATGGTGCTGTCATCAATGACCCTCTTTGGAGTGCCCTCTGTCTCATCAAAGACCCTCATCTTATCAAGCAG GTCCACTTGGAATACTTGGAGGCTGGTGCTGATATTTTGGTCACTTCATCTTACCAg GCCACCCTGCCCGGATTTCTGTCCAGAGGACTTTCGATCGAAGAAGGGGAGTCATTATTAGAGAAGAGTGTCAAGTTGGCTGTTGAAGCTCGGGATAGTTTTTGGAATTCATTGGGAAGGACTCCTGGACATTGCTATAACAGGGCTTTGGTTGCAGCCTCCATTGGAAGCTATGGAGCTTATCTTGCTGATGGTTCGGAGTACAG TGGGTGTTATGGCCTGGATGTGAATTTGGATAAGCTGAAGGATTTCCACCGGCGCAGATTGCAAGTATTAGTGGAAGCAGGTCCGGATTTACTTGCCTTTGAGACTATTCCCAATAAAATTGAAGCTCAG GCCTGTGTTGAGTTGCTTGAAGAAGAGAACATTGAAGTTCCATCTTGGATCTGTTTTAGCTCTGTAGATGGTGAGAATGCCCCATCAGGAGAGAGTTTTAAGGAGTGCCTGGATATAATAAATAAGAGCAACAAGGTGCATGCAGTTGGAATAAACTGTGCACCTCCCCATTTTATTGAAACCCTTATCCACAAATTTAAGGAG TTAACCAAGAAGGCAATAATTGTATACCCTAATAGTGGTGAGGAATGGGATGGCAGAGCTAAGAGATGGCTG CCATCAAAATGTTTTGGTTATGACAAATTTGAAGTTTTTGCAACAAGATGGCGCAACTCAGGAGCTAGACTCGTTGGAGGCTGTTGTCGGACAACACCTTCCACCATTCTAGCCATTTCAAAGGTTTTGAAAGAAAGTTCCTAA